From Actinomyces procaprae:
GCTTGATGCCGCGCTCGTGATACATGCGTGCTATGCGGGCCATCAGCCGCAGTTGGGCATCATCGTTCACCGGAGTGGTTCCTTTCCCCGCAGCAGGGCTTAGAGCCTTAACCTATCGCGATCGGGAGCATTTCGGGGAAAGGGTTGCGGCCGGGACCAGGTTTCTCGCCTGGTCCCGGCCGCGTTCAGGTCACGGCGGGTATCCGTTAGGCGAGCAGCTCCTCGGCGGCGGCCGTGATGCCGTCGGCGCTGATCCCCCAGTGGTCCATGAGCCAGCCCTCCGAGCCGGTGGGCGCGAAGGTGTCTGGGATGCCGATTCGCTTCACCGGCACGGGCTGGTTGGCGGTAACCAGTTCGGCGACCGCGCCCCCGAGCCCACCGGCGGCGAGTCCCTCCTCGGCGGTAATGATCCGGCCCGTCTCACGAGCGGCGGACAGCACCGCATCCTCATCGAGCGGCTTGACGCAGGCCATGGACAGCACGCGCGCACGGATGCCCTCTTGGGCAAGTGCGTCTGCAGCGGCGAGTGCCCGGTGCAGCACGGTGCCATTGGTGATGATGGTCAGGTCGTCACCATCGCGCAGCGTGGTTGCCCGTCCCGGGGTGAACACGTAGTCATCGGCGTGTACGGCGGGCACCTTCATCCGTGAGATGCGTATGTAGACGGGGCCGTCGTGCTCGGTAACCGCCCAGCGGACGGCGGCGGCGGTCTCGACCGGATCGGCGGGAACGATCACCGTCATGTTGGGGATGACCCGCATCCAGGCCACGTCCTCCGCACTGTGGTGGGTGCTGCCGAGTTGTCCATAGGCCAGGCCCGGGCTCTGGGCGGTGAGCACCATGTGCCGGTATGAGTAGGCGGCGTCGATCTTGACCTGCTCCATCGCCCGGGCGGACAGGAAGGAGCCGGCGCATGAGACGATCGGTAGTCGGCCGCCGCCCTCGAGTCCCGCGGCCACGCCCACCTGGTTCTGCTCGGCGATACCCACGTTGATAATGCGCTCGGGGAAGCGTTTGGCGAACCCACCGAGCTTGGAGGAGCCCACGGAGTCGTTGACGACGGCGACGACGCGCTCGTCCGCTTCCCCCAGTTCCGTCAGGACGTCGGCGAAGGCGTCACGGCAGTCGTACAGGGGGTTCGCTTCGGCGATGGCGGTCATGCCAGTGCCTCCAGTTCTGCTAGTGCCTGCTCCACCTCGGCGTCGGTGGGCAGCTTGTGGTGCCAGGCGACGGCGTCGGACATGAAGGAGATCGGGTGTCCCTTGTGAGAGTGGGCGATGATGAAGGTGGGTTTGCCGGAGGCGGCTGGTACGGCGGCGAAGGCATCCAGCAGGGCGCCGATGTCGTGCGCGTCAACATCCACCACCTCCATACCGAAGGCGCGGGCCTTGTCATCCAGCGGAGTCAGATCGTTGGTGTCTTCCGTGGTAGCGCCCTGCTGGAGGCGGTTGCGGTCGGCAACCACGCAGAGGTTCGCCAGGCCGCGCTGGGCGGCGAACATGAGTGCCTCCCAGTTGGAGCCCTCCTGCAGTTCGCCGTCACCGGTCAGGACGAATACACGGCGGGGAGAGCCGTCCAGCTGGGCGGCGATGGCCTGGCCGACGGCGATCGGCAGACCGTGCCCCAGCGGCCCGGTGTTGGCCTCCACGGCATCCACGTACAGCCGGTTTGGGTGGCCGTTGAGTCGGGACTCGGGCTGCACGAAGGTCTCCAAATCGGCCACATCCAGCAGGCCGGCTGCGGCGAGCGTGGTGTACAGGGCGCAGGCCGCGTGCCCCTTGGAAAGGATCAGACGGTCGCGCTCGGGGTCGTGCAGGTTCTCCGGGGTCACATTCAGGATGTGGAGGTAAAGGGTTGCCAGTACGTCGGTGATGGAGAATTCACCGCCGAGGTGGCCCATGCGAGCATTCGCCACCAGCGTGAGGTCCTTGCGGCGGATGAGGCGCGCTCCCTCCTTGATGTGCGCGATCACCTCCTCCCGGCTCATGTCGGGCGTGGTGCGCCCGAGGACGGGCAGTTCAACAGAAACTGTCATGGTTCTTTACTCCTAGAGCATTGGGCGTGATGGGGTCGGCCCGGAGCCTCAGGCCATGCAGGTCAACAGCGCGTCCTGCACGACCCGCTGCGCGGCGAGCGGATCCTGGCGGGCCTGGGCGTCGGCGAGGGCCGCCTCGTCGAGGTTGTCCAGGGCGCGGTGCAGGGCCTTGAGGAAGCGGATGGAGGTACGGGCGTTGTCCACCACGTCCTCCCGGAAGGGGAACTGGTCCAGCTGCCACACGCCCTCCCAGTTGTTCTTCTTCAGCGTGTGGAAGAACTCGAAGATCTCGGTGATGTGGACGGTGCCGACGACCATGTCGTCGTCCCAGCCGCGGTAGTTGTCGTTGACATCCATGCCCCACAGCAGGCCGTGGTCGATGAGCAGCTGGGCGGCCTCGGCCGGGGCCTCACCGCCGAACAGGGCGTGTCCGAAGTCGAGGAGCACGCCGACGTTGTCCACACCCATCTGCTGGATGCCGAGCACGGTCTTGGCCGCCGAAGACCAGAACATGTGGGTGCGGGGCTCACGGGGCTTGTACTCGATGACGAACTTCAGGTCGGGATTGGCCTTGGCCAGATCGCGCATGCCCTCCACGGCCAGGCGGCTGAGTTCCTTGTAGTCCACCTGGAAGGGATAGTCGAAGCCGTCCTGCCCGGGCCAGATCTTGACATAGCGGGCGCCGAGTTCGCGCACGGCGTCGGCGGCGCCCTGCATGATCGCCATGGCTGAGGCCCGCTTGTCCGGGTCCGGGTTGGTGAAGGCGCCCATTTGGTGCTCACGCAGGTAGATGTCCGGGGTGACGCCGATGGCCCTCAGGCCGGTGCGCTCCAGGGCAGCCTTGACGTCGTCGAGGCTCACGCCGGCCGTGAAGGGGTAGTTCAGATCCACGTAGCTGATGTCGCCGACCTCGGCGGCCAGTTCGATCTGCTCGATGGTGGAGCGGGGGTCGCCGTAGCCGTCGGTGGCGTAACGGTCCACGTAGGTGGCGAAGTTCCACAGGCCTGCGCCGAAAACGGGGGTGTCAGACATTGTTTGTTCAACTCCAGTCGTTGTTGTGTCGGTGTATCGGTGTTGGTGATCTTGTCGGATGGTTGGTTGATGACCGCCGGTCAGGCGGGCACGGCCCGGGAGCGAGCCAGCGCGTCGCGCCATTGTGAGCGTGCGGCCGCGCGGGCACCGTCCTCGAAGGCCGGGCGGTAGCGACTGCCCTCCTGCTGCGCGACCGCCGGCAGCTCCCAACCCAGTCGGGTGAAGCCCATGAGGGCGGCACCCAGGGCGGAGACCTCCGCATTGGCGGCCACGACCACGTCGCGGCCGAGCAGGTCCGCCTGGCACTGCATGAGCAGGCGGGAGGCGGTGGCGCCGCCGTCGGCGTGGAGAACCTGCAGGTCGGAGGTGTCCAGGGCGTCCACGACGTCGGCGATCTGATGGGCGACGGCCTCAAGGGCGGCGCGTGCGACGTGGCCACGGCTCGTGCCGGCGGTGAGCCCGGAGATGACGCCAACGGCCTGGCGGTCCCACCAAGGAGCCCCCAGTCCGGTAAAGGCGGGCACCAGACTGACGCCGCCGGAGTCGGGCACGGTGGCGGCCAACTCATCCAACTCGCGGCCGGGGTTCACGCCCAGCAGGCGGGCGGTCCAGTCCATGGCGGTGCCGGAGGCGACGATGTTGCCCTCGTGCCCGTACATGGGGGCGTCGGTGAGCCAGGCCAAGGTGGTGGACACCCCGGTGCGGACGGAGCGGTCCGTACCGGAGGGAATCATCACCGATGAGCCCGTGCCATAGGTGGCCTTGCCCTCGGCGGTGTTGCGGCAGCCATGGCCGAACAGGGCGGCATGGGAGTCCCCGAGCACACCCACGATCGGCACGCCGTCGGGCAGGAAGTCCAGCCCGGCAGTGACGCCGAAATCGGCGTTGGAGGCGACGACGTCGGGCAGCGCGGCACGATCGACGCCGAACAGCTCGCACATGGCGGGCGACCAGTCGAGCGCGGCGAGGTCCAACAGAAGCGTCCGGGAGGCGTTGCCGGCCTCAATGACGTAGGCGGACTGACCCGTCAGGCGGCTTACCAGCCATGCATCCACGGTGCCGATGCGCACCGGCCCCGAACCGACCTGATCAAGCAGGTAGCGCATCTTGGGCGCCGAGAACATGGGATCCAGGCTCAGGCCGGTGGTGGAGGCGACGGCGAATTCACGCTCCGGGGAACGCAACCAGTCGCAGAACTCGGCGGTGCGAGAGTCCTGCCAACCGAGCATCGGGGCCAACGCCCGGCCGGTGCCGCCATCCCAGGCGACCACGGACTCACGCTGGTTGGAGATGGTGATGCCGGCCGGCGTACCCACGACCCCGGCCAGGCACTCCCGGATGGCGGCGCACTGGGCGGCCCATACGGCGTCCGCATCCTGCTCCACCCAGCCGGGGCGTGGGTAGGACACGGCGACCGGAGCCGAGCCGGAGGACAGGATTGAGCCGTCTGGGGCGATGGCGAAGGCCTTGGCGTTGGTAGTGCCCTCGTCGAGGGCGAGGACGTAGGGACCTGCCGTTCCCCCGGGCGCATGTCGAGCCGCATCGCTCATGCAGCGCCTCCTTTCCTGCGTGCCGAGCGCGGCCAGCGCTTGGCATTTTTATTCCTCGTTGAATCTAGATGTGAGCCTAGCAGGTGCCGTCGTGGTTGGGAAGCCCCGGGCCGAGGCCGATTCGGCCCGAGACCTCCCCTGACCGCGGCGCGAGCTACCGACACTCACTCCTCTTCAAGTTCGAAGAGCGTGTAGCGATCAGCGTTCGACCCGTCGATCAGGATGCAGTCCACGAGCTGCTTCTCCTTCTTCCCGGTCTCGCCGTTCTTAATGAAAGCGTCCGCCTGCTCCACGGCCATCTCGGAGATGTGCACGGCCGGCTGCATACCGGTGGCGAGCATCGTGCCCTCCTTGATCGCCTTGACAGCATCCGGAGAGCCGTCGAAGCCGATCACCAGGATGTCGTCGGTCTTACCGGCCTGCTGCACCGCGGCGACGGCGCCCACCGCCATGGTGTCGTTGCCGCAGATGATCGCCTGGACGTCGGCGTCGCGCTGGAGCAGCGTCTCGACCTTCTGATAACCGAGCTGCTGGTCCCAGTTGGCCGTCTCGGTACCGACCAGTTCCATGTCCGGATATTGGTCGAGCACGGAATGGAAGGCCGTGGACCTGACCTGGGCGTTGGTGTCCGTCTCCCGCCCGAAGAGCTCGTAGTAGCGGCCCGCCCCCTGGAGGGTGTCCGCGAGCTTCTCCGCAACGAGCGCTGCACCCTGGGAGTTGTTGGCCACGATCTGTGCGGCGGCAAGGCCGGAGGTATTGATCTCCCGGTCGATCAAGAAGACCGGGATGCCCGCCTCAACGGCCTTGCGGACCGCACCCTCGGTGGAGTCGGCGCCCGCGTTGTCCACGATGATCGCCGCGGCATTCCGGGAGATCGCGGAGTCGAACAGCTCGGACTGCTTGTTTACGTCGTCGTCGTGGGAAAAGGCGTCGGCGGTGTAGCCGAGCTTCCGAGCGGCGGCAACGGCCGCCTCGGCCTCCGTTTTGAAGAACGGATTGTCATGCGAAGGCGTGATGACCGCGAAGTAGTTGGAGTCACCGCCCGCGGAACAGGCGGCCAGGCCGGGCAGGAGGGAGATCGTGAGCGCTCCGAATGCGCCTGCGCGCAATACGGTGCGGCGAGGGATCGGGCTCATGGATGAGCTGATGGAGGTGATGGTAGATGTCATGATGGGTTCCGCTTCTTCTCTGCTTGTTTCACAGTTCGACGGGATCAGGCGGAGGCGTCGCCGGGACTGACCTCGGCCCGCTGAATGCGGGCGGCCTCCCGTTTGACTTCTTGTGCGGCCTGGGCGGCGGCACGAGAACGCTCGAGGCGCTGCTGCCCCTGGTCGAGCATCACGGCCAGGACGATGACCAGGCCCTTGAGGAAGGTCTGCCAGAACGAGGACACGCCCACGAGGACCAGGCCGTCGTTCAGGAAGCCGATGACGAAGGCGCCGATGAGGGCGCCCTTGACGTCCCCTCGCCCGCCCGCAAGCGAGGCCCCGCCGATGACGACGGCGGCGATCGCGTTCATCTCATAGGTCTCACCGGCAGCCGGTGCGGCAGCGGTGAGTTCGGAGGCGATGATGAGTCCGGCCAGAGCGGCCATGCAGCCGGAGACCATATACACCCGCATCTTGACGCGCTTGACGGGCACACCGGAGAGCTCGGCGGCACGCTCATTGCCGCCCACGGCGTAGAGCCAGCGGCCGAAGGGGGCGCGGGCGACCACCAGGGCGACGACGATCGCGAAGATGATCATCAGCCAGACACTGGTGGGCAACCCGAGCGGCCGGGACACCCCCAGGAAGGAGAATCCCGTGTTGCCGAAGGCCTCCTCGCCCGCCAGGTCCGGGTAGGTGGCTCCCTTGGAGATGAGCAGCGCCGCGCCGCGCGCCATATACATGGTGCCCAGGGTGGCGATGAAGGGGGCAACGCTGAATCTTGTGATCAGCAGCCCGTTGATCGCACCGACGAAGGTGCCCACCACCAAGGCGACAATGACGACCACCAGCACCGACGGGTAGGCGTTGATGTCAAAGACCGACAGGTGCATGCCCTTGAGCATGACGCCGGCGATAACGCCGGACAGGCCGACGATCGATCCGATGGACAGGTCGATGCCGCCGGTGAGGATGACCAGCAGCATGCCCAGGCTGAGCAGCGCGTTGTAGGCCACGTGCTTGGTCATGGTCACCAGGTTGGTGGTTGTCAGGAAGGAGTCGGACAGCGAGGCGAAGATGACGATCAGCACAAGCAGGGCGATGAAGGCGCGCTGCGCCATCAGAAACTCGCCGATGCTCCGATTGCCTATGCGCAGGCCGGACTTGTGGGTGGATGCGGGTGTCATGCTTGGTCCTCGTCCTTCGTGTCACTCGTCGCGGCGTTGTCTGCGCTCGCGGCTTCGTCGTCGGTAGCTGTGATCTGTTCGCCGGTCGCGGCCATGACCTGGTCGCGGGTGGTGGTGCGCGGGTCGAAGTCGGCCACTATGCGTCCGCGGGCCATGACGATCAGGCGGGTGGAGGCGCCCAGCGCCTCGGACAGTTCGGAGGTGGCGAACAGGACGCCGACCTTGGTTCCCGCCACCTCGGCCATGGTGGAGAAGATGTCCGACTTGGCGCCGATGTCAATTCCGCGGGTGGGCTCGTCCATGAGCAGCATGCGGGGTGCAGTCATCAGCGCCTTGGCGATGACGACCTTCTGCTGGTTGCCCCCGGAAAGGGAGGTGATCCCGATGCCTGGGGACTCGGTCTTAATGCGGACGGCCTCGATGCCGTGATTGATCTCCTTGTCCTCCTGCTTGCGCTTGACCTGCCCATTACGGGTGAGGATGCGCAACGCCGCCAGGCTCATGTTGCGGCCTACGCTCATGAGTTGGACGATGCCGTCGGCCTGCCGGTCCTCCGGGGACAGGACGAGTCCGGCGTCGATCCGCTCGCCGATTGGAGCATGGGATATGTCCTGCCCATCGAGCAGGATCCGGCCGGATGCGGCGGTATGCCGTCCCGCGAGCGTCTCCAACAGTTCGGTGCGCCCGGCACCCATGAGCCCATAAATGGCAACGATCTCCCCCTCACGCACCGTGAGCGAGAGGTTGTCAACCGCGATGCGCGACGGGTTCGCGGGATCCGGTACCACCAGGTCCTCTATCTCCAGGATCGGTTCGCCGGGAGTAGCGGTGATCGCCGTGAACAGATCGGATTGATCCCGTCCCGCCATGGTCTTCACGATCCAGGGCAGGTCCACGTCCGCCATGGGCGCCGTGGCCACGTGCCGGCCGTCGCGCAGGATGACCGCGGTGTCCGCGATCTCGAGGCACTCGTCCATGTGGTGAGAGATGTAGACGATGGCGACGCCGTCCGCGGTCAGTTCGCGAATGATGCGGAAGAGCACCTTCACTTCCGTGGCCGAGAGCGCCGATGTGGGCTCGTCCATGATGAGCACGCGCGCCCCCTCGACGAGGGTGCGGGCGATCTCGACGAGCTGCTGCTGCCCCAGCCGCAGGTCGCCCACGAGGGCGTTGGGGTCGATCGGCTCTTCCAGGCGTGCGAGCGCCGCGGCGGCCTGCTCCCGCTGCCGAGAGCGCGAGATGCCTGTAGGTGAGGCAATCTCACGGCCGAGGAAGATGTTGTCAACCACCGAAAGATTGGGACAGAGGTTGAGCTCCTGATGGACGATGGCGACTCCGTGCGCAACGGCATCGGTGGTGTCGGTGAAGGTGATGGGCTCGCCGTCGAGCTCGATCGTGCCGGAGGTCGGCGGCTGCACTCCGGAGAGGATCTTCATCAGGGTGGACTTGCCGGCCCCGTTCTCTCCGATGAGGGCCACTACCTCACCCCGGTGAATCTCGAAGTCGACGCCGCGCAAGGCGTGAGTCGCCCCGAAGGCCTTGGTGATGTCGCGGCCGGCGAGGACGACGGGGGCCTTCTCGCTTACGGTCATGACGCCACCTCAATAGAGATTGGGGTGATCACGACGTGCGCCGGGTCTGAGTACGCAAAGGCACCCACGACGGTGATCTTCTGGCCGATCATGGAGCCCAGGTCGTTCTCGGCGAGCACTCCGGTCTTGAGGGGATCGTTGAGGGACAGCCCCACCTGGGCGTAGTCGATCTGGTTCTCGAACATGTCGAAGGTGACCTCACCGGTGACGTCTCGCAGAGCCGTGCCCATCACGGCGGGCCCCGTCTGGACGGATACGGTGACGCCGGAGGGAACGCCGTCGACCGCAAGATTGACCTGACCGAAGCCGCCCTCCTCCACGGTGCCGGTGGTGGTCACAGCGAAGGTGTACGCGGCCTCACCGTCACGGTGGCCGAGCTCCTCGCTGGCGCCCTCCTCGTCCTCCTGGAGATCTTCGAGCAGCCCCGCCAGGTCGGTGGCGTTGTCATTGACGTACGCAATGGTGGAGTCGTAGTGCTCGTTGGCGTATGCGACGGGATCCGTCGATCCGGCTGTGAGCACGGCTTCCGCCTCCTTCGGGGTCATGAAGGTGGTGCCGAGGAAGCAGATGGCGAGTATCACCACCGCTCCGACGACCTTGAAGATGACACCCCAGGGGCGCCCGCGTCGTGTCTTGTTAGTTCGTGCCACCGCTTGAGCCTCCTCGCTCTGTCGTGGCGGATTCGGGACGATCCGCCTGCGTTGACATATTCATTCGTCCATGAATGACAGCTCTAGTGTCACCCACGGTCTCGTTCCTGTCAACTTCATAACGGCTGGGGACACGAGCGCAGAAACAGCTCGGGGCCGGCCGACGTCCGGCGGGCCCCGAGCTTCTGTGGCGCACTCACGCCGCTGCGGTTCAGATCCTGATGGGTTCGATGGCACCGTAGGAGGCAGCCGCGCCTGCGGATAGCACCGCCGCCGAGCCCGCCCGCATGGCCTCCGCCACGGCCCGTTCAAAGTCCAGCCCGAGTGTCAGGGCAGCCGCCAGCGCTCCGACGGAGGCATCCCCCGCACCGGTGGTGTCGACCACCGGACCCGCGGAGATCGCGTCAACGTGTGCGCCCTGTGGACCACCGGCAACCGCGGCGTCGTACCAGACGGCGCCGGCGCCCCCGAGCGTAATCAGCACGCGACGCGGACCCCGCTCGGTCAGCTGGGCGGCGGCGTCAAGCGCCTCCGCTGCGCCACGCGGGGCGGGACGGCCGAGAACCAGACCGGCCTCGGTCTCATTGACCACGAGGATGTCCACTGCGGCGAGATCCTCCGCGGCGATGCCGTAGACCGGCGCGAGGTTGAGAATCGTCGTCGCCCCGGCCCCGCGAGCGGAGGCGATGGCGGCCGCATTGGCGGCGGCCGGAATCTCACCCTGGAGGACGACGACGTCTCCTGCTTGCAGAGCTGCGGCGTCGACCTGCTCGGAAGTCACCCGGCCGTTTGCACCCGCGTCAATGACAATCGTGTTCTCCCCGGTGGCGGACACGGTGATGAAGGCGGAGCCGGTGGTCCCCTCGTCTACCAGCAGGCCGCTCACATCGACACCATGACCGGCGAGTTCCTCACGCAGCGCTGGGCCGGCGGCGTCAGAGCCGACGCGTCCGACGAAGCGGACGCGGGCGCCGGCGTGGGCTGCCGCGGCGGCCTGGTTGGCGCCCTTACCGCCGAGCCGATAGCTGAGCGAACGGCTGTAAAGGGTCTCCCCCGGTTCGGGGAAGCGGTCAACGGTGACCGTGACGTCCTGGTTGATGGAGCCGATTACAACTACATGCGCGGACATATGGTCCCTCCTTGTCAGTCCTGCGGCCCAAAGCTCGGCAGCACGCCCTTGGTGAGCAGGTAGCAGCCGTACGGCCGGGTCTCCTGGGTGTGAATGACCGCGGAGGCGGAACGAGCGGCCTCGTAGAAGTCGAAGCGTTCCATGGCGGCACCGGAGATCTCGCGCCCCTCGAGTTCCGTGGCCACGGCGAGGACGTCGCGGGTCACCTCGCGCAACTCGGTATCACCCTCGCCGATCATGTAGCGCACGGGCGCCTCGACGAAGGTGTCGAGCGGCATGAGTTCGACCACCAGCCGCACGGCCTCGGGACTGTTCAGCGAGGGCATGGGGATGACCGGCCTGCCAGTGGCGTAGGCGGGGTAGTTGGAGTCGACGACGGCGATGACGTCGCCATGCCCCATACGGGCCAGCACGCCCAGCAGTTCGGGCGTCATCAGGGTATTGATTCCTTTGAGCATCATTCTCTCCTTTGAAGGTAGTGCCGACGCTGGCGTCACCTTAACGCTGCCTGGGTTCCGGGGCCCCTCGCGCGCACCCCAGGGTCTCGAAGGCACCTGGCGTGACGGGTCGACGTACGTTACGGTTTCGTCATTATCCCTGTTGGTCCCTGAAAGGGCTGGTTCATGGTTGACGACGGCGTCCGGCGCGAGGCAGCGGCCGATGACAGTGGCGCCTGGCGGGACCGTTCCGTATCCGCGATGGACGGGGGCGTCCCGGCGCCTCCACCAGGTCCTTCGCCGGAGCCGGTGCGGGGTCGGTATGCGGCGGTACCGGGCGGGGGCGAGCCCGGTGGGCGGCCCGGGATCGCACCGGAGTCGGGCCCGGTGGTGCGGGGTCGGCATGCTGCTGTGCCGCCGGGTGCGTATGGGGTGATGCCGGGCGGTGCACCCAGCGCTAGTTCTTCCGGCGCACCCGTTCCTGCTGCTGGGGCGGCGGCGTCGGCGGTCGGTTCTGGTGTGCCCGCAGGGTCTGTGCAGGGGTATGGGTTTGTGGTGCCTGCGTCAGCGCCTGCATCCGCGCCCGCGCCTGTGTCTGCGTTAGCAGCGCCCCCGCCGGAGGGTGTGGGCGCGCCCGGTCCCGGGGCGCGTGCTGCGGCGGGTACGGATCATGTCTTGTCGGTTTTGGATGTTCCGGCGGAGTGGTGGGAACGGGCGCTGGAGGGCTGGCGGGGCTGGTGGGCGCACCATGCGGGTTTCGCACGCGCGGTGGTGCGGGCTCAGCGGGTGGTCTCCACCGTGGCACTGGTACTGGGAGTGATTGCACTGGTGGTGGTGCCGCGCCTGACGCTGGGGCTAGTGCCCGCGCTGTTGATGACCGGCTGCCTGCTGGTGGTGGGACTGCTGGCGCGCACCCGCACCCTGGGGCTGCGGCCGCTGTTGCTGCTGATGGGCATCAGCGTGCCCTGGTCACTACTGATAGCCCACGCCACCCGGGCGATCGGTGAGTCGATCGGATTGTCCACCACCGATGACGGCGCCCGCATCGCACTGGCAGCGTTTGTGGAGGAACCGGGCAAACTGCTGCCGCTGCTGCTTCTGGCGGTGGTGGCGCCGGGCCGGATCAGACGCCTGGCGGCGGTGGACTGGGCGCTGCTGGGATTCGCTACCGGGGCGGGCTTCACCATCGCCGAGGACGGCGCCCGCCGCCTGGCACCACCGGGCATGCTCGCCGAGCTGTTGGGCGAGAACCGGCTCCACTACTCGCTGAACCCGTGGACAGCCGGGGCGTTCCAACTGTCTGGGGGCAGTTGGGCCGAACAGATTCTGGGTATCGACGCAGCCCCCGCAGGGCCGATGACCACCGGGCACCAGGTCCCCACCATGGGGGTTGCCATGGGCGTCGCCCTGGGCCTGGCCCTGTGGCGCACGAAAAAGCCCTGGTGGCGCGCCGTCGCCTGGCTACCGCCAGCAGCGATGCTGACGACGGCGATAGTGGATCATGCCTGCTACAACGCCGCCGTCGGCTGGACCGGCTGGGCCGACCAGGACACCGCCATCCCCACCTGGATACGCCTGGCCTGGCAGGTGCGCGGGCAGGGCCACACCCAGATCACCATCTCCGTGGCCCTGTTCATCACCTGCATGACGGTCGACGCCCGCCGCCGCCACCGCGCCGGCGTGTTCGGCGACGTCGCCCTGGAGGCCCCCAAAGCGCCCGACCTGCCCATGACCGGTGCTCCCGCCGCCCTGCGGGCCCCGGCGCAGGCCCTGGTGTGGCTGGCCGCCTACGCCTGGTCCGACCTGGTGATCATCGCCGCCGCCTACGGGGACCGGACCCTGACCCGCAGGGCGCGCATGGCCGAGGGCCGCGCCATGGGCGCCCAGGTGCGCGGAGTGCGACAGGACGCCATGACCGTGACCACCCCCGGCACCGAACCGGCCGCGCGCAACACCTTCCGCCTAATCGCACTCGCAGTCGCAGCGGTGATGCTGGCGGCCTGCTGGTGGTACGGCACCGCCCTCGCCCAGCACATCGGCTCCTGGCTCCAGCAGCCCGACTGGCC
This genomic window contains:
- a CDS encoding DUF2291 family protein; the encoded protein is MARTNKTRRGRPWGVIFKVVGAVVILAICFLGTTFMTPKEAEAVLTAGSTDPVAYANEHYDSTIAYVNDNATDLAGLLEDLQEDEEGASEELGHRDGEAAYTFAVTTTGTVEEGGFGQVNLAVDGVPSGVTVSVQTGPAVMGTALRDVTGEVTFDMFENQIDYAQVGLSLNDPLKTGVLAENDLGSMIGQKITVVGAFAYSDPAHVVITPISIEVAS
- a CDS encoding PfkB family carbohydrate kinase; protein product: MSAHVVVIGSINQDVTVTVDRFPEPGETLYSRSLSYRLGGKGANQAAAAAHAGARVRFVGRVGSDAAGPALREELAGHGVDVSGLLVDEGTTGSAFITVSATGENTIVIDAGANGRVTSEQVDAAALQAGDVVVLQGEIPAAANAAAIASARGAGATTILNLAPVYGIAAEDLAAVDILVVNETEAGLVLGRPAPRGAAEALDAAAQLTERGPRRVLITLGGAGAVWYDAAVAGGPQGAHVDAISAGPVVDTTGAGDASVGALAAALTLGLDFERAVAEAMRAGSAAVLSAGAAASYGAIEPIRI
- a CDS encoding RbsD/FucU family protein, giving the protein MMLKGINTLMTPELLGVLARMGHGDVIAVVDSNYPAYATGRPVIPMPSLNSPEAVRLVVELMPLDTFVEAPVRYMIGEGDTELREVTRDVLAVATELEGREISGAAMERFDFYEAARSASAVIHTQETRPYGCYLLTKGVLPSFGPQD
- a CDS encoding protease PrsW; the encoded protein is MSVLDVPAEWWERALEGWRGWWAHHAGFARAVVRAQRVVSTVALVLGVIALVVVPRLTLGLVPALLMTGCLLVVGLLARTRTLGLRPLLLLMGISVPWSLLIAHATRAIGESIGLSTTDDGARIALAAFVEEPGKLLPLLLLAVVAPGRIRRLAAVDWALLGFATGAGFTIAEDGARRLAPPGMLAELLGENRLHYSLNPWTAGAFQLSGGSWAEQILGIDAAPAGPMTTGHQVPTMGVAMGVALGLALWRTKKPWWRAVAWLPPAAMLTTAIVDHACYNAAVGWTGWADQDTAIPTWIRLAWQVRGQGHTQITISVALFITCMTVDARRRHRAGVFGDVALEAPKAPDLPMTGAPAALRAPAQALVWLAAYAWSDLVIIAAAYGDRTLTRRARMAEGRAMGAQVRGVRQDAMTVTTPGTEPAARNTFRLIALAVAAVMLAACWWYGTALAQHIGSWLQQPDWPYFFAGLLDGLAQWWDSLGMPGQILVTALAVLALAWAGLSVTAALGAVGVGTWALSHGRGIATFLQDPATATRSYATNATWEQLLLDGADFALTFIPGSALGLTTRKAARTAAENVALTRTARRNTRTLTHQTSRTTTRTWTEQGVRDWINNLQPVVRKPSTTAIQYQHRVLGTDVERVIPTGVGDETIIADAVTADGNIAIAFDAKHTKGGSGALYEGGRPEFLYKDFDREIRRYGQAILNPNNPLGGLTIVTNTDKAAEFLGQRARSILGHDFPLIIKVVP